The Delphinus delphis chromosome 10, mDelDel1.2, whole genome shotgun sequence genome includes a region encoding these proteins:
- the LOC132432723 gene encoding histone H3.1-like, with protein sequence MARTKQTARKSTGGKAPRKQLATKAARKSASATGGVKKPHRYRPGTVALREIRRYQKSTELLIRKLPFQRLVREIAQDFKTDLRFQSSAVMALQEACEAYLVGLFEDTNLCAIHAKRVTIMPKDIQLARRIRGERA encoded by the coding sequence ATGGCTCGTACTAAGCAGACCGCTCGCAAGTCCACCGGCGGCAAGGCGCCGCGCAAGCAGCTGGCCACCAAGGCGGCCCGCAAGAGCGCGTCGGCCACGGGCGGCGTGAAGAAGCCGCACCGCTACCGGCCCGGCACGGTGGCCCTGCGCGAGATCCGCCGCTACCAGAAGTCCACGGAGCTGCTGATCCGCAAGCTGCCGTTCCAGCGCCTGGTGCGCGAGATCGCGCAGGACTTCAAGACCGACCTGCGCTTCCAGAGCTCGGCCGTGATGGCGCTGCAGGAGGCGTGCGAGGCCTACCTGGTGGGGCTCTTCGAGGACACCAACCTGTGTGCCATCCACGCCAAGCGCGTCACCATCATGCCCAAGGACATCCAGCTCGCCCGTCGCATCCGCGGGGAAAGGGCGTAG